A single window of Aphidius gifuensis isolate YNYX2018 linkage group LG1, ASM1490517v1, whole genome shotgun sequence DNA harbors:
- the LOC122849599 gene encoding 1-acylglycerol-3-phosphate O-acyltransferase Pnpla3-like — protein MNLSFAGCGFLGIYHVGVAVCFKKYAPHLLLDKISGASAGAIAACCLLCDLPLGTIASNVLRVAKEARKTTLGPFSPSFNVQAIMLESLEKYLPNDAHIRVSGKLHISLTRVYDGKNVIVSQFNSREDLFQALLASSFIPLFSGILPPRFHGIRYMDGGFSDNLPTLDENTLTISPFCGESDICPRDTSSQLFHVNFANTSIELSRQNIYRFMRILFPPNPEILSNMCKQGFDDALRFLHRNNLINCNRCLAVQPTFIVSESLDESMEYDPECVECKIHRQEALVANFPDTVMTIFQDAIDSANKGIINWLFKYKGMKLLSILSLPYTFPIDVVYATLTKFVLNAPQLRKSLVEITKYLVEQLNLILPTINIYYLQFPYKSYIYNHDSVNELDAPFFKPKDFSHKYNDIKQWDNARKSSCIINVSEFGSVDGTLENILQVTSDQETLMAYYYVNENKKIQVSDIFDVASTSPGNIVSLKSGQYDEVSWDEPGWLARHTVGEVSTVDTENENDSTNNLRTNDRKSNNFILSEDELEEADQKINGHPEISTDDSNIFSDPESEWTVDRSSIMPSDNSEFLVPPDSRPEDDQ, from the exons atgaatttgtcATTTGCTGGTTGTGGTTTTTTGGGTATTTACCATGTTGGTGTTGctgtttgttttaaaaaatatgcacCTCATTTGCTCTTGGATAAAATCAGCGGGGCATCAGCTGGTGCAATTGCAGCCTGTTGTCTTCTTTGTGATTTACCCCTCG gaaCAATAGCAAGTAATGTTTTGAGAGTCGCTAAGGAGGCAAGGAAAACTACACTTGGGCCTTTTAGTCCTTCATTCAATGTGCAGGCGATTATGTTGGAGAGTCTAGAGAAG taTCTCCCAAATGATGCGCATATTCGAGTAAGTGGAAAATTGCATATTTCCTTGACTAGAGTTTATGATGGAAAAAATGTTATTGTCTCACAGTTCAATTCACGTGAAGATCTTTttcag gCTCTTCTTGCTAGTTCATTTATTCCTTTATTTTCTGGAATTTTGCCACCGAGATTTCATGGAATTAGATACATGGATGGTGGTTTTAGTGATAATCTTCCAACTTTAGATGAAAATACATTAACGATAAGTCCGTTCTGTGGGGAGAGTGATATCTGTCCACGGGATACGTCATCACAACTTTTTCat gTAAATTTTGCAAATACAAGCATTGAGTTATCTCGTCAAAATATTTACAGATTTATGAGAATACTTTTTCCACCAAATCCTGAAATCTTATCTAATATGTGTAAACAAGGTTTTGATGATGCATTGAGATTTTTACATcgtaataatttgataaattgtaaTCGCTGTCTTGCTGTACAACCAACATTTATTGTTTCTGAATCACTAGATGAAAGTATGGAATATGATCCCGAATGTGTTGAATGTAAAATACATAGACAAGAAGCACTTGTTGCTAATTTTCCTGATACTGTTATGACAATATTTCAAGATGCTATCGATTCCGCAAACAAGGGTATTATTAATTGGTTATTTAAGTACAAAGGAAtgaaattattgtcaatattgaGCCTTCCATACACATTTCCTATTGATGTTGTTTACGCTACTCTAACAAA aTTTGTATTAAATGCTCCACAATTACGTAAAAGTTTAGTGGAAATTACAAAGTACCTAGTAGAACAATTAAACTTAATATtaccaacaataaatatttattatctccAATTTCCATACAAGTCTT ATATTTATAATCATGATTCTGTCAACGAATTAGATGCACCCTTCTTCAAGCCAAAAGATTTTTCACATAAGTACAATGATAT caaACAATGGGATAATGCAAGGAAGTCTAGCTGTATTATAAATGTATCAGAATTTGGAAGTGTCGATGGAACTTTGGAAAATATTCTTCAGGTCACATCAGATCAAGAAACTTTAATGGCCTATTATtatgttaatgaaaataaaaaaattcaagtttctgatatttttgatgttgCATCAACTTCACCAGGAAATATTGTCTCTTTAAAATCGGGTCAGTACGATGAAGTTTCTTGGGATGAACCAGGTTGGCTTGCCCGACATACAGTTGGTGAAG TTTCAACAGTAGAtacagaaaatgaaaatgatagtACAAACAATTTACGTACAAACGACAGGAAAtccaataatttcattttatctgAAGATGAACTCGAAGAAGctgatcaaaaaataaatggtcatcCTGAAATATCAACGGatgattcaaatattttttctgatCCCGAGAGTGAATGGACAGTTGATAGATCATCCATTATGCCGTCTGATAATTCAGAGTTCTTAGTCCCTCCAGATTCTAGACCAGAAGACGACcagtaa
- the LOC122849342 gene encoding transcription factor SPT20 homolog has translation MIGETSELEEACLQAQDMINKLTNTQQKLITDNQLSQKSQVNTKQSIQSRLTRLYFDELSKLPHATPDTVLNNLENECDLLGRLVQRDCLHTLIVNLYAGNKGYSLGIRNDNTNKFDNNNCLLAETQLMGYEQGELLSCIDNGQLPPILAEQLELNHSHLFYDGCIIAEIRDYRKTHLKADIHHVLLKPTTQSVLSDVTSLTNDGEWSHEERLLLESRLIAATQGPLCLDPNPVSSLATTRLRQSRTLLNDQQLIRQAKKYCQVTANRKRKLEQLSQFGNDSGTITIQDLMQRVRAKRGAISGSLSTAASLSSSTSSLTTTTTTTTTTTITATTTTTTATTTTLNLIASCPPPSLVNPPLLPPTSPIDVLNYAKAYERPRETKDCLAQLIEEYILETERGPGRVYHIKLSILQRPSNSEYLGELYVDRDYKEGEKNGSSCRFTLGTRVQANHYMQQFTEIFTEEGRKNVRIKHVVPGQAPRVTCTPGMQRAQQAAAQAQQLLQQQLLQQQILSRTQAQLNNPNTAKSVLSEALNNTNCIPDIQELSQNDGITVPSPTPTTINPLTTSITTLLTTPTITTSTITTATTTTTNSNILNTTITKLPNQIQSIQTIQPVQNLTNGLGNCTTNLHIDSTQLSVNNNSAPLTLTDGNSINGSGIYVLQQKSCNSGQQSIVGSTNNTTTNLPVLQAQLQSTHQLNNVGEIMGGQGEVSFKKHSSNPEIRALVTSLMNSADQFQQQQAAAAMSSNNQTQQTPQPAIKTTNNAAILSLLNSSPANLTQQKIQGQTRRISLNTTLSQRVIGHGNMITVPSTTGQVRVSFSPALTNQLAGKQTPVKATAVRLARVQDNTSSLGLSMPGLSALLAGTPSADNPIPGMNAASSLLERLTASSNQNNQPLSPLTSPPPANLSLQGVNLTSLPNPINGLQNVQVSFPGLSQSITMPLNVSATTASVTPAGVIVSLPLSTNSNICTTVSSMVAATVVTTATAGSTPTVVIANPPNTHLSLPIAQILPSGVKGLTKQNIRATNAVALSQSGHAIQLVGSQRTRINQMTRQIQSNHAKSTVLPNQLVTVSKPVTGNQLILSSNKQVLTPIMTSTKPVLMATQTTPSSQVVPANKHTLLTKSLHAIAGATGQINTQSQGIGVASFSPQQIQQLQQCLVAQQKNTVAANSSPNRTQILTRNSATTPNNETL, from the exons atgattggtGAGACATCTGAATTAGAAGAGGCATGTTTGCAAGCCCAagatatgataaataaattaacgaaTACCCAACAAAAGTTAATAACTGACAATCAATTATCACAAAAATCTCAagtaaatacaaaacaaaGTATTCAATCAAGATTAACACGCCTTTATTttgatgagttatcaaaattgcCACATGCAACACCAGAtactgttttaaataatttagaaaatgaaTGTGATTTATTGGGTCGTTTAGTACAACGTGACTGTCTTCATACATTAATTGTGAACCTTTATGCTGGTAACAAAGGATACTCATTAGGTATCAGAAATGATAATACAaacaaatttgataataataactgtTTATTGGCCGAGACACAATTAATGGGGTATGAACAAggtgaattattatcatgtattGATAATGGACAGTTACCACCAATACTTGCTGAACAACTTGAATTAAATCattcacatttattttatgatggtTGTATTATTGCTGAAATACGTGATTATAGAAAAACACATTTAAAAGCTGATATACACCATGTATTACTAAAACCAACAACACAAAGTGTTCTATCAGATGTAACTTCATTGACAAATGATGGTGAATGGAGTCATGAAGAAAGATTATTACTTGAATCACGTTTAATTGCAGCAACACAAGGACCATTATGTTTAGATCCAAATCCAGTATCAAGTTTAGCAACAACAAGATTACGTCAATCACGTACATTATTGAAtgatcaacaattaataagacaagcaaaaaaatactGCCAAGTAACAGCGAATCGTAAACGTAAACTTGAACAATTATCACAATTTGGTAATGATAGTGGTACAATTACAATACAAGATTTAATGCAAAGAGTTAGAGCTAAAAGAGGAGCTATTAGTGGTAGTTTATCAACAGcagcatcattatcatcatcaacatcatcgctaacaacaacaacaacaacaacaacaacaacaacaataacagcaacaacaacaacaacaacagcaacaacaacaacattaaatttaatagcaTCATGTCCACCTCCGTCACTTGTTAATCCACCACTGCTACCACCAACATCACCAATTGATGTTTTGAATTATGCCAAGGCATATGAACGACCACGTGAAACGAAAGATTGTCTAGCTCAACTTATTGaagaatatatattagaaACAGAGCGTGGTCCAGGGCGTGTTTATCATATTAAGTTATCGATACTGCAAAGACCATCGAATTCTGAATATCTTGGTGAGCTTTATGTTGATAGAGACTATAAAGAGGGTGAAAAAAATGGCTCATCGTGTAGATTTACATTGGGTACAAGAGTACAAGCAAATCATTATATGCAACAGTTTACAGAAATATTTACTGAAGAAGGAAGAAAAAATGTACGAATAAAACATGTTGTACCGGGACAAGCACCACGGGTTACATGTACACCAGGAATGCAAAGAGCACAACAAGCTGCTGCTCAAGCGCAGCAACTTCTTCAACAACAACTTCTTCAgcaacaaatattatcaagaaCTCAGGCACAATTAAACAATCCAAACACTGCCAAATCAGTACTTTCAGAAGCACTTAACAATACGAATTGTATACCAGATATTCAAGAATTATCACAAAATGATGGAATCACGGTACCAtcaccaacaccaacaacaataaacccattaacaacatcaataacaacattattaacaacaccaacaattacaacatcaacaataacaacagcaacaacaacaacaacaaatagtAATATCttaaatacaacaataacaaaattacCAAATCAAATACAAAGTATACAAACAATTCAGCCAGTTCAAAACTTAACAAATGGCTTAGGTAATTGTACAACAAATTTACACATTGATTCAACACAATTatcagttaataataattctgcACCATTAACTCTCACTGATGGTAATAGTATTAATGGTTCTGGGATATACGTACTTCAACAAAAATCATGTAACTCAGGACAGCAGAGTATTGTTGGTAGTACAAATAATACAACGACGAATTTGCCTGTACTACAAGCACAATTACAATCAACTCATCAACTTAATAATGTTGGTGAAATTATGGGAGGTCAAGGTGaagtttcttttaaaaaacactCTTCAAATCCTGAAATAAGAGCTCTTGTTACCTCATTAATGAACTCAGCTGATCaatttcaacaacaacaagctgCTGCTGCAATGAGTAGTAACAATCAGACACAACAAACTCCacag CCAGCAATCAAAACAACAAACAACGCTGCAATACTAAGTTTGTTGAACAGTAGCCCAGCAAATTtaacacaacaaaaaattcaaggtCAAACACGTAGAATATCTTTGAATACAACACTATCACAACGTGTTATTGGCCATGGCAATATGATAACAGTACCAAGCACGACCGGTCAAGTGAGAGTTAGCTTTAGTCCAGCATTGACAAATCAACTTGCTGGTAAACAAACACCTGTTAAGGCAACAGCTGTTAGACTAGCACGTGTTCAAGATAATACATCATCCCTTGGGCTTTCAATGCCTGGATTATCAGCATTATTAGCAGGCACACCGTCAGCTGATAATCCAATACCTGGTATGAATGCTGCATCATCACTTTTAGAAAGATTGACTGCATCAtctaatcaaaataatcaacCATTAAGTCCGTTAACAAGCCCACCCCCTGCAAATCTCAGTTTGCAGGGTGTTAATCTTACTAGTTTGCCAAATCCAATAAATGGACTTCAAAATGTTCAG GTATCTTTTCCGGGATTATCTCAATCAATTACGATGCCATTGAATGTATCAGCTACGACTGCCTCGGTAACGCCAGCTGGAGTTATTGTATCTTTGCCATTATCTACTAATTCTAATATATGCACAACTGTGTCAAGT ATGGTTGCTGCAACTGTTGTTACAACAGCTACTGCAGGATCTACTCCAACTGTAGTGATTGCGAATCCTCCCAATACTCACTTATCTTTACCTATTG cacaaATATTACCATCTGGTGTCAAAGgcttaacaaaacaaaatatacgTGCGACAAACGCTGTTGCTTTAtctcag aGTGGACACGCTATACAGCTAGTTGGTTCTCAACGAACTCGAATAAATCAAATGACACGTCAAATTCAATCAAATCATGCCAAGTCGACTGTTCTTCCCAATCAACTAGTCACTGTTTCGAAACCAGTTACCGgcaatcaattaatattatctagCAATAAACAAGTTTTAACTCCAATTATGA caTCTACAAAACCAGTATTAATGGCAACACAAACAACACCGTCTTCCCAAGTTGTACCTGCAAATAAACATACACTATTAACAAAATCGTTGCATGCAATTGCCGGTGCAACTGGCCAAATTAATACTCAATCTCAAGGAATTGGAGTTGCAAGTTTCTCTCCTCAACAA ATTCAACAATTACAACAGTGTTTAGTTgctcaacaaaaaaacacaGTTGCTGCAAATAGTTCGCCCAATCGAACGCAAATATTGACAAGGAACAGTGCAACAACACCTAATAATGAAACCCTTTGA